One part of the Xanthocytophaga agilis genome encodes these proteins:
- a CDS encoding ABC transporter permease yields MNNKEKDHFHPPPRWLDWLLERFCAPHLWEEVQGDLHERFYLRIKRTSKTKANWLYFRDSLSYLRPSVFKHHYSPQPSFADMIRNYLTIAWRNLLKNKAFSSINIAGLALGMTCTLLIMFWIQDEYSVDAFHIHKNQLYRIYERQFFSGKAQGVIWTQGPLAEELKKEIPEIEMATAFSWTNYQAFTVGNKTNKQGINTAGPDFFKMFSFPLLQGNVETALKDVNNLAISRKMAEAFFGSPEAAIGKTIRYDNRKNLIITAVFENIPQNSTLQFDCLRSWESYVQDNEWAKGWDSNDPLTFFMLRADADPAKVEAKLKHFTDKYIPDPNKTFRTELGIQPFHEYYLNSNFENAQVAGGRIKYIHLFTIVAVFILLIACINFMNLATARSAKRAKEVGVRKAIGAIRSALTRQFLSEAMLLTILAVGLSLLLVFVLLPFFNSLTNKHMTIPITNISFWGIVAGMTFITGLLAGSYPAFFLSSLNPVNVLKGTLKFTSGSLWFRKGLVVFQFALSTILIIGMIIIYRQIEYVQTKNLGYSRENLIYFPLEGNLDKDYGILKEQLSQISGVKQVSHITESPASLNWGTDGISWPGSDPTNRVRFTPVGVGYDFVETMNLKMKEGRDFSKKFATDSTGFLINESALKAIGYKNPVGKFLNWGNHQGKIIGVIKDFHFQSLHTPIRPLIAYLRNQHREGSIMVRIETGNTQRTLSEIETVCKKLNPEYPFTYYFTDQEYARQYQSEQVISRLSNYFAGLAIFIACLGLFGLASFSAEQRAKEIGIRKIVGASVGQIVLLFSADFLKLIVVAMLIAVPVAWYAVNEWLQGFAYRTEISWWIFVLAGIVTLVITILTISFQSIKAALQNPVKSLRTE; encoded by the coding sequence ATGAACAACAAAGAGAAGGATCATTTTCATCCACCACCACGGTGGTTAGATTGGTTACTGGAGCGATTTTGTGCACCACATCTGTGGGAAGAAGTGCAGGGAGATCTGCATGAACGATTCTATTTACGAATCAAACGGACAAGTAAGACAAAAGCTAACTGGCTTTACTTCAGGGATTCACTCAGTTATCTGCGTCCTTCGGTTTTCAAACATCACTATTCACCTCAACCTTCATTTGCAGATATGATACGTAATTATCTCACAATAGCCTGGAGGAACCTTCTCAAAAATAAAGCATTCTCTTCTATCAACATAGCTGGTCTGGCACTTGGCATGACATGTACCCTGCTTATTATGTTCTGGATACAGGATGAATACAGTGTTGATGCCTTTCATATACATAAAAATCAGCTGTATAGGATTTATGAACGTCAGTTTTTCAGTGGAAAAGCGCAAGGGGTTATATGGACCCAAGGACCGCTGGCAGAAGAACTAAAAAAAGAAATACCGGAAATTGAGATGGCAACAGCTTTTTCATGGACAAACTATCAGGCATTTACCGTTGGAAATAAGACCAATAAGCAAGGTATCAATACAGCAGGTCCGGATTTCTTTAAAATGTTCAGCTTTCCTCTGCTACAAGGAAATGTAGAAACAGCATTAAAGGACGTAAACAATCTGGCAATATCCCGAAAAATGGCAGAAGCTTTTTTTGGTTCACCAGAAGCTGCTATCGGCAAAACTATCAGATATGACAACCGAAAAAATCTGATAATAACTGCGGTATTTGAAAATATTCCCCAAAACAGCACCTTGCAATTTGATTGTCTCAGATCCTGGGAATCGTATGTACAAGATAATGAATGGGCGAAAGGATGGGATTCCAACGATCCGCTAACATTCTTTATGCTTCGCGCTGATGCAGATCCAGCCAAAGTAGAAGCAAAACTCAAACATTTCACAGACAAATACATTCCAGATCCGAATAAGACCTTTCGTACCGAACTGGGTATACAGCCTTTTCATGAATATTATCTGAACAGCAATTTTGAAAATGCTCAAGTTGCAGGTGGACGCATTAAATATATACATCTGTTCACCATTGTAGCTGTCTTTATTCTGCTGATTGCCTGTATTAACTTTATGAACCTGGCTACTGCCAGATCTGCCAAGCGAGCTAAAGAAGTAGGGGTACGAAAAGCTATTGGAGCTATACGCTCAGCTCTAACCAGACAGTTTCTCAGTGAGGCAATGCTTCTTACAATCCTTGCAGTTGGATTATCACTTTTATTGGTATTTGTCTTATTGCCATTTTTCAATAGCCTCACAAACAAACATATGACTATACCTATAACCAACATCTCCTTTTGGGGGATAGTTGCAGGCATGACGTTCATAACAGGTTTACTGGCAGGTAGTTATCCAGCATTCTTCTTATCCTCTCTTAATCCCGTAAATGTACTCAAAGGCACACTTAAGTTTACTTCTGGTTCACTCTGGTTTCGCAAGGGTCTGGTAGTATTTCAGTTTGCCCTATCAACTATTCTAATTATTGGTATGATTATTATCTATCGTCAGATAGAATATGTACAAACCAAAAACCTGGGCTACTCTCGCGAAAACCTGATTTATTTTCCACTAGAGGGAAATCTGGATAAAGATTATGGGATTCTGAAAGAACAACTCTCTCAGATTTCAGGTGTGAAACAAGTATCACATATTACCGAATCTCCAGCCAGCCTTAATTGGGGAACAGATGGAATTTCCTGGCCAGGCAGTGATCCTACGAATAGAGTTCGCTTTACTCCTGTTGGTGTAGGTTATGACTTTGTGGAGACTATGAATCTGAAAATGAAAGAAGGCCGGGACTTTTCAAAGAAATTTGCCACAGATTCAACAGGTTTTCTGATTAATGAATCAGCACTAAAAGCCATAGGATATAAAAATCCTGTTGGCAAATTTCTGAACTGGGGGAATCATCAAGGCAAGATTATCGGCGTAATCAAAGACTTTCACTTTCAATCGCTACATACACCTATACGTCCTCTGATTGCCTATCTACGTAATCAGCATCGGGAAGGTAGTATTATGGTTCGAATAGAAACAGGTAATACCCAACGAACTCTTTCTGAAATAGAAACAGTATGTAAAAAGCTAAATCCTGAATATCCATTTACCTACTATTTCACAGATCAGGAGTATGCACGGCAATATCAGAGTGAGCAGGTGATTAGTCGTTTGTCTAATTACTTTGCCGGACTGGCTATTTTTATTGCCTGCCTGGGTTTGTTTGGATTAGCTTCTTTTTCTGCAGAACAACGGGCCAAAGAAATTGGTATTCGAAAAATAGTGGGTGCATCTGTTGGTCAGATTGTACTACTCTTCTCTGCTGACTTTCTTAAACTGATTGTAGTAGCCATGCTGATCGCAGTACCTGTAGCATGGTATGCCGTTAACGAGTGGCTTCAGGGATTTGCTTACCGGACTGAAATCAGTTGGTGGATATTTGTGCTGGCAGGTATTGTTACACTTGTCATTACCATTCTGACTATTAGTTTTCAATCCATCAAAGCAGCATTACAAAATCCAGTCAAAAGCCTAAGAACCGAGTAG
- a CDS encoding ABC transporter permease, producing the protein MMNTNNHPPRWLDRLLERFCAPHLWEEVQGDLHERYQLRFNRISKTKADWLYFRDIFSYLRPSIFKRRHSPRPVLTDMLRNYFLIAFRNLTRQKAFSVINILGLSVGMACSILILLWVQDELSYDRFHTHADKLYRLTSHTPDIHAAVTSAPTAAAMVDKIPEVKSAVRLSDNTHVLEVGERKFEEEGIYYADSTFFDVFSFPLVKGDIKTALNRPDGILITERMAQKYFGQEDALGKTIRKDNQDDFVVTGVLADIPATSHLQFDFILPMSFLARTDRDLKENRWGSFNFYTYVLLDKNADASSLARLNKQINNIVQKNIKLRVDFQLQPVLSIHLNSHLLRDVAGNGNIQYVRIFSVVAVFILIVACINFMNLATARSAKRAKEVGLRKVVGADRFQLIGQFLAESSLISFFSLLVAIVLVWLLIPFFNMLSDKQLTLNFLDTRLLLIIGAIALTTGLLSGSYPALFLSRFQPIKVLKGNLAVENGNVWFRNGLVVCQFVVSIIMLVGTAVVYNQLQFIKQRNLGFDKENLLYVQMTGELWSKQQALKNELKQNPLTQSFAIAQDLPTNLGTGAADVSWEGKDPQSQPIFPTMAVDAGFIDVFKMKLLIGRSFYVDSKADSASYIVNEKALQIMGMNISNAVGKSLTFGGIKGTIIGVVQDFNFKPIQQSIEPMLMHLNTWGGKVIIRTQPNKTEATIQALESIHKKLNPAYPFTYHFIDQDLANLYKTENRMGDLFNAFAVLAIFISCLGLYGLSAFIAEQRTKEIGVRRVLGASVGNIVYLLSQNFTRLLLLAMVIATPLAWYAANNWLEGFAYRINVDWTIFLISCFTALGIAALTVSYESIKAALKNPVKALRNE; encoded by the coding sequence ATGATGAATACAAATAATCATCCCCCTCGGTGGTTAGATCGATTGTTAGAACGTTTTTGTGCGCCTCACTTATGGGAAGAGGTACAGGGAGACTTGCATGAACGTTATCAATTACGATTCAACCGAATAAGCAAGACAAAAGCAGATTGGCTTTATTTCAGAGATATATTCAGTTATCTGAGACCATCAATTTTTAAACGCAGACATTCACCTAGACCTGTCCTTACAGATATGTTACGAAATTACTTCCTTATCGCCTTTCGCAATCTGACTCGTCAGAAAGCATTTTCAGTAATTAACATTCTTGGCTTATCTGTAGGGATGGCTTGTAGCATTCTGATTTTGCTTTGGGTGCAGGATGAACTCAGTTATGATCGTTTTCATACACACGCCGACAAGTTGTATCGACTTACATCCCATACACCAGATATTCATGCAGCTGTTACCTCAGCTCCAACTGCAGCAGCAATGGTAGATAAAATACCTGAAGTAAAGAGTGCAGTAAGGCTATCTGATAATACCCACGTATTAGAAGTAGGTGAACGTAAATTTGAAGAGGAAGGGATTTATTATGCAGATTCAACTTTCTTTGATGTATTTTCTTTTCCATTGGTCAAAGGAGATATAAAAACAGCATTAAATCGCCCGGATGGAATTCTGATCACAGAAAGAATGGCCCAGAAATATTTCGGACAAGAAGACGCATTAGGCAAAACCATCCGAAAAGATAATCAGGATGATTTTGTAGTGACAGGTGTACTGGCTGATATTCCTGCTACCTCTCACTTACAGTTTGACTTTATTCTACCAATGTCCTTTTTAGCAAGAACAGATAGAGATCTCAAGGAAAACCGATGGGGTAGTTTCAACTTTTATACATATGTTTTGCTTGATAAAAATGCAGATGCATCATCTTTAGCTCGTCTGAATAAACAGATCAATAACATTGTCCAAAAAAACATAAAGCTTCGTGTAGATTTTCAGTTACAACCTGTACTCAGTATCCATTTGAACTCACATTTACTCAGAGATGTAGCAGGGAATGGAAATATTCAGTATGTACGCATATTCTCAGTAGTAGCTGTGTTCATTTTGATTGTCGCCTGTATCAACTTTATGAACCTGGCTACAGCCAGATCTGCTAAACGTGCCAAAGAAGTAGGATTACGTAAAGTAGTGGGAGCTGATCGTTTTCAACTCATTGGGCAGTTTCTGGCTGAATCTTCATTGATATCCTTTTTTTCATTGTTAGTAGCAATTGTTCTGGTCTGGTTGCTAATCCCATTCTTTAACATGCTTTCAGATAAGCAACTTACACTCAATTTTTTAGACACAAGGCTACTCTTAATCATTGGAGCCATAGCATTAACTACCGGATTGCTTTCAGGAAGTTATCCGGCTCTGTTTCTCTCCAGATTTCAACCTATCAAAGTATTAAAAGGAAATCTGGCAGTCGAAAATGGTAATGTGTGGTTCCGCAATGGGTTAGTAGTCTGTCAATTTGTAGTTTCCATTATTATGTTAGTTGGAACAGCAGTAGTTTACAATCAACTACAATTCATTAAGCAACGGAATCTGGGATTTGACAAAGAAAATTTACTATATGTACAGATGACAGGTGAGTTATGGAGCAAGCAACAAGCCCTCAAAAATGAACTAAAGCAAAATCCACTCACACAAAGTTTTGCTATTGCACAAGACCTCCCAACCAATTTGGGTACAGGAGCAGCTGATGTATCCTGGGAAGGGAAAGATCCTCAAAGCCAACCTATTTTTCCAACCATGGCTGTAGATGCAGGCTTTATTGATGTATTCAAAATGAAGCTACTCATTGGTCGAAGCTTTTACGTGGATTCAAAAGCTGATTCAGCAAGTTATATTGTCAACGAAAAAGCACTTCAGATTATGGGAATGAATATCTCGAATGCGGTAGGGAAATCACTCACCTTTGGAGGCATAAAAGGAACAATCATTGGTGTGGTGCAGGACTTTAACTTTAAGCCCATTCAACAATCTATAGAGCCAATGCTTATGCATCTCAATACCTGGGGAGGCAAAGTGATTATTCGTACTCAACCCAATAAAACAGAGGCAACCATTCAGGCATTGGAGTCTATTCACAAGAAACTTAATCCTGCCTATCCATTTACTTACCATTTTATAGATCAGGATCTGGCTAACCTTTACAAGACAGAAAACAGAATGGGAGATTTGTTCAATGCTTTTGCCGTATTGGCTATCTTCATTTCCTGTTTAGGTCTGTATGGACTATCCGCATTCATAGCCGAGCAGCGTACCAAAGAAATTGGGGTGCGAAGAGTATTAGGTGCTTCTGTTGGCAACATCGTTTATCTGTTATCTCAAAACTTTACTCGTCTACTGTTATTAGCTATGGTTATTGCTACTCCATTAGCTTGGTATGCAGCAAACAATTGGCTGGAAGGATTCGCCTATCGAATCAATGTTGACTGGACTATCTTTCTAATTTCCTGTTTCACTGCATTAGGTATTGCCGCTCTTACAGTGAGTTATGAATCTATCAAAGCTGCCCTGAAAAATCCTGTTAAAGCATTACGTAATGAGTAA
- a CDS encoding ABC transporter permease: MSRKDQPPRWLDRLLERFCTPNLWEEVQGDLHERYQLRIKRTSKTKADWLYFRDIFSYLRPSIFKRRHSPKPVLTDMLRNYFLIAFRNLTRQKAFSVINILGLSVGMACSILILLWVQDELSYDRFHTHADQLYRLTINASGVDAAITPVPTAALLADKLPEIKNTVRLHSDTHILGVGDRKFEEEGIYYADSTFFDVFSFPLVKGDVRTALNRPDGIIITERMAQKYFGQEDALGKTIRKDNQDELVVIGVLADIPSTSHLQFDFILPMSFLARTNYDLKNNNWNNFDFYTYIQLEDKTNTSPTSLANLEKRIGKLIEKNIPLRVDFKLQPVLSIHLNSHLLRDVAGNGNIQYVRIFSVVAVFILIVACINFMNLATARSAKRAKEVGLRKVVGADRIQLIGQFLAESSLISFISLLVAVVLVWLLIPFFNILSDKQLTLNFLDTNLLLIIGAIAITTGLLSGSYPALFLSKFQPIKVLKGNLTIAGGGSWLRNGLVVCQFVVSIIMLVGTTVVYNQLQFIKQRNLGFDKENLLYVQMTGELWSKQQAFKNELKQNPLTQNFAISLDLPTNLATGVVDVFWEGKNPQSQPLFPTMAVDAGFIDIFKMKILSGRSFYPDSKADSASYIVNEKALQIMGMNISNAVGKSLTFGGIKGTIIGVVQDFNFKPIQQSIEPMLMHLNTWGGKVIIRTQPNKTEATIQALESIHKKLNPAYPFTYHFIDQDLANLYKTENRMGDLFNAFAVLAIFISCLGLYGLSAFIAEQRTKEIGVRRVLGASVGNIVYLLSQNFTRLLLLAMVIATPLAWYAANNWLEGFAYRINVDWTIFLISCFTALGIAAITVSYESIKAALKNPVKALRNE, from the coding sequence ATGAGTAGAAAAGATCAACCTCCTCGCTGGCTAGATCGACTATTAGAACGTTTTTGTACACCTAACCTGTGGGAAGAAGTGCAGGGAGACTTGCATGAACGCTATCAATTACGAATCAAACGAACAAGCAAGACAAAAGCAGATTGGCTTTATTTCAGAGATATATTCAGTTATCTGAGACCATCCATTTTTAAACGCCGACATTCACCCAAACCTGTCCTTACCGATATGTTACGAAATTACTTTCTTATCGCCTTTCGCAATCTGACTCGTCAGAAAGCATTTTCAGTAATTAACATTCTCGGTTTATCTGTTGGTATGGCCTGTAGTATTCTGATTTTGCTTTGGGTGCAGGATGAACTCAGCTATGATCGTTTTCATACACACGCCGATCAGTTGTATCGCCTTACAATCAATGCCTCTGGTGTTGATGCAGCCATAACACCTGTACCAACAGCAGCTTTATTGGCAGACAAATTACCGGAGATCAAAAATACAGTACGCTTGCATAGTGATACCCATATATTAGGGGTAGGAGATCGTAAATTTGAAGAGGAAGGGATTTATTATGCAGATTCAACTTTCTTTGATGTATTTTCTTTTCCATTGGTTAAAGGGGATGTAAGAACAGCCTTAAACCGTCCGGATGGAATTATAATTACAGAAAGAATGGCTCAAAAATATTTTGGTCAGGAAGATGCACTGGGTAAGACAATCCGAAAAGATAATCAGGATGAATTAGTTGTAATAGGTGTACTGGCTGATATTCCTAGTACTTCTCACTTACAGTTTGACTTTATTCTACCCATGTCCTTCTTAGCAAGAACTAATTACGATTTGAAAAACAATAACTGGAACAACTTTGATTTCTATACCTATATCCAGCTTGAAGACAAGACTAATACATCCCCTACTTCCTTAGCCAACCTTGAGAAACGCATTGGTAAACTTATCGAGAAAAATATACCACTTCGTGTAGATTTTAAATTACAACCTGTACTCAGTATTCATTTGAATTCACATTTACTCAGAGATGTAGCAGGCAATGGTAATATCCAATATGTGCGGATATTTTCAGTCGTGGCGGTGTTCATTTTGATTGTTGCCTGTATCAACTTTATGAACCTGGCTACTGCCAGATCTGCTAAACGGGCCAAAGAAGTGGGATTACGTAAAGTAGTGGGAGCAGACCGGATTCAACTCATTGGACAGTTTCTAGCGGAGTCCTCACTGATATCCTTTATATCATTGTTAGTAGCAGTTGTTCTGGTGTGGCTGCTGATCCCATTCTTTAACATACTTTCAGACAAACAACTTACACTCAATTTCCTGGATACTAACCTTCTTCTAATAATTGGAGCAATCGCCATCACTACTGGATTGCTGTCAGGAAGTTACCCTGCTTTGTTTCTTTCCAAATTCCAGCCTATAAAAGTACTCAAGGGAAATTTGACCATAGCTGGCGGAGGCAGTTGGCTTCGTAATGGGTTAGTAGTCTGTCAATTTGTAGTATCTATTATTATGCTGGTCGGGACAACAGTGGTTTATAATCAACTACAATTCATTAAGCAACGAAATCTGGGATTTGATAAAGAGAATTTGCTGTATGTACAGATGACAGGTGAGTTATGGAGCAAGCAACAAGCCTTTAAAAATGAACTAAAGCAAAATCCGCTCACACAAAACTTTGCCATCTCTCTGGACCTACCCACCAATCTGGCAACTGGTGTTGTTGATGTATTCTGGGAAGGGAAAAATCCTCAAAGTCAACCCCTCTTTCCAACCATGGCTGTTGATGCAGGCTTTATTGATATCTTCAAGATGAAAATACTTAGTGGTCGAAGCTTTTATCCTGATTCAAAAGCTGATTCAGCAAGTTATATTGTCAACGAAAAAGCACTTCAGATTATGGGAATGAATATCTCGAATGCGGTAGGGAAATCACTCACCTTTGGAGGCATAAAAGGAACAATCATTGGTGTGGTGCAGGACTTTAACTTTAAGCCCATTCAACAATCTATAGAGCCAATGCTTATGCATCTCAATACCTGGGGAGGCAAAGTGATTATTCGTACTCAACCCAATAAAACAGAGGCAACCATTCAGGCATTGGAGTCTATTCACAAGAAACTTAATCCTGCCTATCCATTTACTTACCATTTTATAGATCAGGATCTGGCTAACCTTTACAAGACAGAAAACAGAATGGGAGATTTGTTCAATGCTTTTGCCGTATTGGCTATCTTCATTTCCTGTTTAGGTCTGTATGGACTATCCGCATTCATAGCCGAGCAGCGTACCAAAGAAATTGGGGTGCGAAGAGTATTAGGTGCTTCTGTTGGCAACATCGTTTATCTGTTATCTCAAAACTTTACTCGTCTACTGTTATTAGCTATGGTTATTGCTACTCCATTAGCTTGGTATGCAGCAAACAATTGGCTGGAAGGATTCGCCTATCGAATCAATGTTGACTGGACTATCTTTCTAATTTCCTGTTTCACTGCATTAGGTATTGCAGCCATCACAGTTAGCTATGAGTCTATTAAAGCTGCTCTGAAAAATCCTGTCAAAGCATTACGTAACGAATAA
- a CDS encoding PadR family transcriptional regulator produces the protein MKGTYLGEFEEVVLLAVAIRSGDAYGAAVTSEIEQQMGRSVNLGAVHSALHRLEEKGLVNSQMGGATAERGGRRKRLYSVTIAGKRALEEIHQLRNQMWESIPKTAWS, from the coding sequence ATGAAAGGAACCTATTTAGGAGAGTTTGAGGAAGTGGTTTTACTGGCAGTTGCCATACGGTCAGGGGATGCTTACGGTGCAGCAGTCACCAGTGAGATTGAACAGCAGATGGGGCGGTCTGTGAATCTGGGGGCTGTCCATTCAGCACTGCATCGATTAGAAGAAAAGGGTCTGGTAAATTCTCAGATGGGTGGAGCCACTGCCGAACGTGGTGGCCGTCGCAAACGACTTTATTCTGTAACCATTGCAGGAAAAAGAGCACTGGAAGAAATTCACCAGCTACGGAATCAGATGTGGGAATCTATTCCTAAAACAGCCTGGTCTTAA
- a CDS encoding ABC transporter permease has translation MATPHLPRPPHWATRLLHGFCADHLVEEMEGDLEELFHQRVQIMGEKQARIRYVLDVLSLIRLFVLKQKVTEYSLLPNSIMLRNYAMIAFRNLVRQKGYAFINIAGLAVGMTVAMLIGLWVYDELSFNQYHQNYNHIARVMNQVTDEQELHIGNSLQYPLAVELKNAYGDQFTHLLKASWTQSYILSHGDAKVSKIGIYIEDGAPEMLTLKMLRGTWAGLRDPHSILLSESTAKALFGDKEPLNQFIKINASIDVKVTGVYEDLPQNTEFHEIQFFAPFDLWVSMNEWIEKRAVNDWNNHFLRIYAQIKPNTSFETISNTIKDTELDKIKNLEGLQEQVAHHPQIFLHPMSQWHLYGSFEKGIPEKGPVQMVWLVGIIGGFVLLLACINFMNLSTARSEKRAREVGIRKTLGSLREQLISQFLGESYLVVIFAFCLSLLFTQLSLPWFNGIANKDMHMLWGNSWFWLTSIGFIGITGLLAGSYPALYLSSFHPVKVLKGTLHIGRSASTPRKLLVVLQFTVSVTLIICTIVVYQQIQFAKNRPVGYDRKGLITMEMKSADFYGKYDLLRTALQKTGVVTEMSESMGKVTEVTSGNGGFNWKGQTQNQDKDFGTLTVTPEHGKTVGWQFVAGRDFSRELASDSSGMVINEAAARYMGLKNPVGEPVSWTWSQSQKIKQYRILGVIKDMVMDSPYEPIKPTLFYIQGFNGSVSWINIRLNPRVSTSQALSKIEAVFKKLIPTAPFDYQFVDQDYAKKFAEEERIGKLASVFALLAIFISCLGLFGLASFVAEQRTKEIGIRKVLGATIMSIWQLLSKDFVLLITLSFVISTPLAWYFLNNWLQTYEYRTHIYWWIFAVTGAGALVITLLTVSFQSIKVALMNPVKSLRNE, from the coding sequence ATGGCGACACCTCACCTACCAAGGCCACCCCATTGGGCAACAAGGTTGTTGCATGGATTCTGTGCAGATCATTTAGTTGAAGAAATGGAGGGCGATCTAGAAGAATTGTTTCACCAACGAGTTCAGATTATGGGTGAGAAGCAAGCCCGTATTCGATATGTACTAGATGTTTTAAGTCTGATACGCCTCTTTGTTTTAAAGCAAAAAGTTACTGAGTATTCACTTTTACCAAACTCAATTATGCTCCGAAACTACGCAATGATCGCCTTTCGCAACCTGGTCCGCCAGAAGGGCTATGCTTTTATTAACATTGCAGGGCTTGCTGTAGGTATGACAGTCGCTATGCTGATTGGCCTGTGGGTATATGATGAATTGTCATTCAATCAGTACCATCAGAATTACAATCACATTGCAAGAGTTATGAATCAGGTTACAGATGAACAAGAACTTCACATTGGTAATAGTCTACAATATCCACTTGCTGTAGAACTGAAGAACGCCTATGGAGACCAGTTTACTCATTTGTTAAAAGCTTCATGGACACAATCCTATATTCTTTCTCATGGAGATGCAAAGGTTTCTAAAATAGGAATATACATTGAAGATGGAGCTCCGGAAATGCTGACATTAAAAATGCTCAGAGGTACTTGGGCTGGATTAAGAGATCCTCACTCTATTCTATTATCTGAGTCCACTGCTAAAGCACTATTTGGAGATAAAGAACCGCTTAATCAATTCATAAAAATAAATGCATCCATAGATGTTAAGGTAACAGGTGTCTATGAAGATTTGCCTCAAAATACTGAGTTTCACGAAATACAGTTCTTTGCACCTTTTGATCTGTGGGTTTCGATGAATGAATGGATTGAAAAACGGGCTGTAAATGACTGGAATAATCATTTCCTGCGCATTTATGCCCAAATAAAACCCAACACCAGCTTTGAAACAATTTCCAATACAATCAAAGACACAGAACTTGATAAGATAAAAAATCTGGAAGGTTTACAAGAACAAGTAGCTCATCATCCACAGATCTTCTTACATCCTATGAGTCAATGGCACCTCTACGGATCTTTTGAGAAAGGTATACCCGAAAAAGGCCCTGTACAAATGGTTTGGCTTGTAGGTATTATTGGTGGCTTTGTACTCTTACTGGCTTGTATCAACTTTATGAATCTTTCAACTGCAAGAAGTGAAAAACGTGCCAGAGAAGTGGGTATTCGTAAAACCCTTGGTTCTCTCCGAGAGCAACTGATAAGTCAGTTTTTGGGAGAATCTTATCTGGTTGTCATTTTTGCCTTTTGCCTCTCGCTTTTGTTTACTCAACTTTCACTACCCTGGTTTAATGGGATAGCGAATAAAGATATGCATATGCTTTGGGGCAATTCCTGGTTCTGGCTAACAAGTATTGGATTCATTGGAATTACGGGTTTACTGGCAGGAAGCTATCCGGCTTTGTATTTATCCTCCTTTCATCCTGTTAAAGTACTAAAGGGCACATTACATATTGGAAGATCTGCCTCAACTCCACGCAAACTATTGGTAGTACTTCAGTTTACAGTATCCGTCACTTTGATCATCTGCACTATTGTTGTGTATCAACAAATTCAGTTCGCCAAAAACCGACCAGTAGGATATGACAGAAAAGGGTTGATAACGATGGAAATGAAATCTGCCGATTTCTATGGTAAATACGATTTGTTACGAACTGCTTTACAGAAAACAGGAGTAGTGACAGAAATGTCAGAATCAATGGGTAAGGTTACAGAAGTTACCTCTGGCAATGGTGGATTCAATTGGAAAGGTCAGACACAAAACCAGGATAAAGATTTTGGAACCCTGACTGTAACACCTGAACATGGTAAAACAGTAGGCTGGCAGTTTGTAGCAGGAAGAGATTTTTCAAGAGAGCTAGCTAGTGATTCATCGGGGATGGTTATTAACGAAGCAGCAGCCCGATATATGGGATTAAAAAATCCTGTAGGTGAACCGGTATCCTGGACGTGGTCACAAAGTCAGAAAATCAAACAGTACAGGATTCTCGGTGTAATCAAAGATATGGTTATGGACTCACCCTATGAACCTATAAAACCCACCCTATTTTACATTCAGGGTTTTAATGGATCTGTAAGCTGGATCAATATCAGACTTAATCCTAGAGTAAGTACATCTCAAGCATTGTCTAAGATCGAGGCAGTATTTAAGAAGCTTATTCCTACTGCACCTTTTGATTATCAGTTTGTAGATCAGGATTATGCCAAAAAGTTTGCAGAAGAAGAACGAATCGGGAAGTTAGCCTCTGTGTTTGCACTACTTGCCATATTCATTTCATGCTTAGGCTTATTTGGTTTGGCGTCATTTGTTGCCGAACAACGCACCAAAGAAATTGGCATTCGGAAAGTGTTAGGGGCAACCATAATGAGCATCTGGCAGTTATTATCCAAAGACTTTGTTCTGCTGATAACCTTATCTTTTGTCATCTCCACCCCTCTAGCCTGGTATTTTCTCAACAACTGGTTACAAACATATGAATATCGAACCCATATATACTGGTGGATCTTTGCTGTGACAGGTGCGGGAGCTTTAGTAATTACCTTGTTGACCGTGAGTTTTCAATCGATCAAAGTAGCATTGATGAATCCGGTTAAGTCCTTGCGGAATGAATAA